One stretch of Lytechinus variegatus isolate NC3 chromosome 17, Lvar_3.0, whole genome shotgun sequence DNA includes these proteins:
- the LOC121431066 gene encoding class E basic helix-loop-helix protein 22-like, protein MENRRIVDIGVIEQSFKPSKMQVIDQETSSVDYPRQRALQCLRMMSNCGNAEIFNKALSTTMKMQSPEWEGDTDSDVDSVVKHPKERVDRGSTSTSTSAKYHGHRDGVGKAVKKGMKPHLTKKCDPRVQKQIRLNINARERRRMHDLNDALDDLRGVIPYAHSPSVRKLSKIATLLLAKNYILMQANALEEMRRIFTFMNQPQLCLPPALSSTTYPISPAYHTPDIVARNSSGHALASKVLESPSTAINLPISCRRNGVQSSSSSLSCHRCIDRPSLNRNHERSDHSFL, encoded by the coding sequence ATGGAAAATCGCAGAATTGTCGATATCGGAGTGATAGAACAGTCTTTCAAACCTTCCAAGATGCAGGTCATCGACCAGGAGACATCGAGCGTCGACTACCCTCGACAGCGAGCCCTTCAATGCCTCCGGATGATGAGCAATTGCGGCAACGCTGAGATCTTCAACAAAGCGTTGTCTACGACCATGAAGATGCAAAGTCCGGAGTGGGAGGGCGACACTGATAGCGACGTCGATAGCGTCGTGAAGCATCCCAAGGAACGGGTTGATAGAGGATCGACTTCAACGTCGACGAGCGCGAAATATCACGGACATCGAGATGGAGTGGGAAAGGCAGTGAAGAAGGGCATGAAACcacatttgacaaaaaaatgcgACCCGCGAGTTCAGAAGCAGATTCGGTTAAATATCAATGCTCGAGAGCGTCGACGTATGCACGATCTAAACGATGCCCTGGATGATCTACGGGGCGTTATCCCCTACGCTCACAGCCCATCGGTTCGTAAGCTGTCGAAGATTGCCACGCTGCTCCTCGCTAAGAACTATATCCTGATGCAGGCGAATGCACTCGAGGAGATGCGACGGATTTTCACTTTCATGAACCAGCCTCAGCTTTGCTTACCACCGGCTCTGTCGTCGACCACCTACCCGATCTCGCCCGCCTACCACACCCCTGACATCGTCGCTCGAAACAGCAGTGGGCATGCTCTTGCAAGTAAGGTCCTTGAAAGCCCCTCGACCGCCATCAATCTCCCAATCTCTTGCCGTCGGAATGGTGTGcaatcgtcatcatcgtcgttaTCTTGCCATCGTTGTATCGATAGACCATCCCTTAATCGGAATCATGAAAGAAGTGATCATTCCTTTCTCTGA